From Coccinella septempunctata chromosome 4, icCocSept1.1, whole genome shotgun sequence, a single genomic window includes:
- the LOC123310751 gene encoding sodium channel protein Nach-like: MSFLKYLGKQFCLTTHLHGYKFIALPRRAPLERFLWTVIVVFFWSSALFILIYVKYRTTRKSTILVTDSINYPVWNYPFPAITICNFNKISKMRAHTQAEQIQHKLNHSVEEIANLFALLGQLYFYSDNIQVTNKDRYLQLLQLLDHNRVNLNRLLRSLSPSCSSIVKRCRWKGEDKDCDTIFEKIITSEGHCCSFNYYAPRNHKFGGLLYPARSPPNPRRVSACGYSSAFEALVSTNSDDYLSSDNLGFGNKILIHNSYDYPDWGDESFLLGMKVTALLGVNPSRTYSTDNFRSLSIRERACYFEDELPLKNFKHYTYQNCLTECRMNLTQYYCGCIPVVYINEDDLIAPNHKVCSVRDIECLYLHRQYIRSTVPGIEIEAENFTGYVWDSTNQPCRCLPECSSTTYDFHSSLSFLETKHTPWTDKRGLYYGVNISNHSVLRVYFDDLVGTRNRRSVIGNWQTFLAFYGGILGLFVGFSFIAGIELIYFFTVKILIDSRKPKKFEKKPKRIIKQFLQDNGKSRKKEKLEETEVMDMENEENNSA, translated from the exons ATGAGTTTCTTGAAGTACCTGGGGAAACAGTTTTGTCTGACTACACATTTGCACGGGTATAAGTTCATAGCATTACCGAGAAGAGCGCCATTGGAGAG ATTCCTATGGACAGTCATAGTAGTGTTCTTCTGGAGTTCCGCCCTCTTCATCCTCATATATGTAAAATATAGAACAACTCGAAAATCAACGATCCTGGTGACTGATTCCATCAATTACCCTGTTTGGAACTACCCATTTCCAGCCATAACAATTTGTAACTTCAACAAAATCTCCAAAATGAGAGCTCACACTCAAGCCGAACAAAT ACAACACAAACTGAACCACAGTGTTGAGGAAATCGCAAATCTTTTCGCTCTCCTCGGACAGTTATACTTCTACTCTGATAACATCCAGGTGACCAACAAAGATAGATACTTACAACTTCTCCAGCTATTGGATCACAACAGGGTCAACTTGAACAGATTGCTGAGATCATTATCGCCTAGCTGTAGCAGCATTGTAAAGAGATGTAGATGGAAAGGGGAGGATAAGGATTGTGACacgattttcgagaaaattataACTTCAGAGGGACATTGttgttctttcaattattaCGCACCAAGAAATCACAAGTTTGGAGG GTTACTGTACCCTGCAAGATCACCTCCAAATCCAAGAAGAGTGTCAGCTTGTGGATATTCATCAGCTTTTGAAGCGTTAGTTTCTACAAATTCGGATGATTACCTATCATCTGACAATCTGGGTTTTGGTAACAAG ATCTTAATACACAATTCCTATGATTACCCTGATTGGGGAGACGAGTCTTTTCTGCTGGGAATGAAAGTTACAGCCCTGCTGGGGGTGAACCCCAGCCGAACGTATTCGACGGACAATTTCAGATCTCTTAGCATTCGAGAAAGAGCATGTTACTTCGAAGATGAGCTGCCGCTGAAGAATTTCAAACATTACACTTACCAGAACTGCCTGACTGAGTGTAGAATGAATTTAACCCAGTATTATTGTGGGTGCATACCCGTTGTTTATATCAATGAAGACG ACCTTATTGCTCCAAACCATAAAGTGTGCTCTGTCAGGGACATCGAGTGTCTTTATCTTCATAGAC AATACATTCGGAGTACCGTTCCTGGTATCGAAATTGAGGCAGAAAATTTCACAGGTTATGTTTGGGATTCGACCAACCAACCTTGTCGATGCTTGCCAGAGTGTTCGTCCACAACGTACGATTTTCATTCCTCCTTGTCGTTTTTAGAAACAAAACATACCCCTTGGACGGATAAGCGTGGATTGTA TTATGGAGTGAATATTTCTAATCACTCTGTATTGAGAGTATATTTTGACGACTTGGTTGGGACAAGAAATCGTCGGTCGGTAATTGGAAATTGGCAGACATTTCTTG CTTTTTACGGTGGCATTCTTGGACTTTTCGTAGGATTCAGCTTCATTGCAGGGATTGAACTGATCTATTTTTTCACCGTGAAAATATTGAtcgattctagaaaaccaaagaaATTCGAGAAGAAGCCCAAGAGAATCATTAAACAGTTCTTACAGGACAACGGAAAGTCAAGAAAAAA GGAGAAACTTGAAGAAACGGAGGTTATGGATATGGAAAACGAGGAAAACAATTCTGCCTAA